A stretch of Exiguobacterium sp. BMC-KP DNA encodes these proteins:
- the yajC gene encoding preprotein translocase subunit YajC codes for MGSGIFAFLPMILIFVVFYFLLIRPQNKRQKQVRQMQTELSRGDSIVTIGGLHGVVQKVDDTTVTLKSGNSQLTFNRSAIAEVTKKSTTVMGDETVE; via the coding sequence ATGGGAAGTGGTATCTTTGCATTTCTCCCGATGATCTTGATCTTCGTGGTGTTCTATTTCTTGTTGATCCGTCCACAGAACAAACGCCAGAAGCAAGTGCGTCAGATGCAAACTGAACTCTCACGCGGCGATTCGATCGTTACGATCGGTGGTCTTCACGGGGTTGTCCAAAAAGTCGACGACACAACGGTGACATTGAAGTCAGGTAACTCACAATTGACATTCAACCGGAGTGCTATCGCAGAAGTGACGAAAAAATCAACAACTGTCATGGGCGACGAAACGGTCGAATAA
- the secD gene encoding protein translocase subunit SecD translates to MIKKGKLATFFIVVIALLVLIGTTSSWLLKDTKLGLDLKGGFEVLYEVQPLKEGDVIDQNAMSATLTAIENRVNVLGVSEPDIRIEGNNRIRVQLAGVKDQTEARQILSSTAQLSFRDINDKLLLDGSDLKAKGAKVGYDPQTNQPLVELSLKSKQKFYDVTQKISQMQAPANRLVIWLDYEKGDTYEKEIQKANSKIVSDASVREPINSDKAIISGGDIDAAYGKQLSSILNAGALPVKLEEIYSTSVSAAFGQDALDQTLFASAIGVAAVFLFMLLFYRISGFVSIITLLFYIYLVMIFFNGINAVLTLPGIAALVLGVGMAVDANIITAERIKDELRSGKSVLSAFKAGNRRSFGTILDANLTTLISAGVLYYFGTSTVKGFAIMLMVSIAVTFVTNVFVSRYLMQLLVSSRWFDKKKSWFGVKESEIREL, encoded by the coding sequence ATGATCAAGAAAGGGAAACTTGCCACATTCTTCATCGTCGTCATCGCGTTGCTCGTACTGATCGGTACGACATCGTCATGGTTGTTGAAGGATACGAAGCTTGGCCTTGACCTCAAGGGTGGCTTTGAAGTCTTGTATGAAGTACAACCACTGAAAGAAGGAGACGTCATCGATCAGAATGCGATGAGTGCAACGTTGACGGCAATCGAGAACCGTGTCAACGTTCTCGGTGTCTCCGAGCCGGATATTCGGATCGAAGGTAACAACCGGATTCGTGTCCAGCTTGCTGGCGTCAAGGATCAAACCGAAGCACGTCAAATTCTATCGTCGACGGCGCAATTGTCATTCCGTGATATCAACGATAAATTGTTGCTTGACGGTTCAGACTTAAAAGCTAAAGGAGCAAAAGTTGGTTATGATCCACAAACGAACCAGCCGCTTGTAGAACTTTCGCTTAAATCAAAACAAAAATTCTATGATGTGACACAAAAGATTTCGCAAATGCAAGCGCCTGCAAATCGTCTCGTCATCTGGCTTGATTATGAGAAAGGTGACACGTACGAAAAAGAGATTCAAAAAGCGAACTCGAAGATTGTCTCAGATGCATCTGTACGAGAGCCGATCAACTCTGATAAAGCGATCATTTCTGGTGGTGATATCGATGCCGCGTACGGGAAACAGTTATCTTCGATCCTGAACGCTGGGGCACTGCCGGTCAAACTCGAGGAAATCTACTCGACGTCGGTCTCGGCTGCTTTTGGACAGGACGCACTTGATCAGACGCTCTTCGCGTCAGCCATTGGTGTTGCAGCTGTCTTCTTATTCATGCTGCTTTTCTACCGAATCTCTGGATTCGTGTCAATCATTACCTTGCTGTTCTACATCTATCTCGTCATGATCTTCTTTAACGGGATCAATGCCGTCCTCACCTTACCAGGAATCGCGGCTCTCGTTCTTGGTGTCGGTATGGCGGTTGATGCAAATATCATCACCGCAGAACGGATCAAAGATGAATTACGAAGTGGAAAGTCCGTCTTGTCAGCATTTAAAGCCGGTAACCGCCGTTCGTTCGGTACGATTCTTGATGCCAACTTGACGACGTTAATCTCTGCTGGCGTGTTGTACTACTTCGGTACAAGTACGGTCAAAGGATTTGCCATCATGTTGATGGTCTCGATTGCCGTCACGTTCGTCACGAACGTCTTTGTCTCACGTTACCTGATGCAACTCCTTGTCAGTAGCCGATGGTTCGATAAGAAGAAATCATGGTTCGGTGTAAAGGAGAGTGAAATCCGTGAGCTTTAA
- the nadA gene encoding quinolinate synthase NadA — protein sequence MSFDLLRHEGIPASYLQQSEADLIAIIEGVKARMGSRLFLPAHHYQKDEVVQFADATGDSLQLAQVAKQMTEAEYTVFCGVHFMAETADMLTDTSHTVVLPDMRAGCSMADMANDTQTERAFTILTERFGESILPLTYVNSTAAIKAFVGKHGGATVTSSNAVQMVEWALAERDILFFLPDQHLGRNTAHALGIPLEQMAIWDPIKDELVFGGNDQDVRVILWKGHCSVHEKFTVGQIEQFRKTDPERKILVHPECSHEVVAASDFNGSTAYIIQQIEQAAPGTKWAIGTEMNLVNRLATTHPDLDIVSLNPFMCPCLTMNRIDLPHLAWALEQVEAGEPVNIITVDEETTRNAVLALKLMLERS from the coding sequence ATGTCATTTGACTTATTACGTCATGAGGGGATTCCGGCGTCGTACTTACAGCAATCAGAAGCAGACTTGATTGCGATCATTGAAGGGGTCAAAGCACGGATGGGGAGTCGCTTATTTTTACCTGCCCATCACTATCAAAAGGATGAAGTCGTTCAGTTCGCGGATGCGACAGGAGATTCGCTCCAGCTCGCGCAAGTCGCGAAGCAGATGACAGAAGCGGAATACACGGTCTTCTGTGGCGTTCACTTCATGGCGGAGACAGCGGACATGCTGACGGATACGTCACACACGGTCGTCCTACCTGACATGCGTGCCGGGTGTTCGATGGCGGATATGGCGAACGATACACAAACGGAACGCGCATTCACGATTTTGACAGAGCGGTTCGGTGAGTCAATCTTGCCGTTGACGTATGTCAATTCAACAGCTGCGATCAAAGCATTCGTTGGTAAACACGGTGGCGCAACGGTGACGTCTTCGAACGCTGTCCAAATGGTCGAGTGGGCACTTGCTGAAAGAGATATCTTATTCTTTCTACCCGATCAACATCTCGGTCGCAATACGGCACATGCGCTCGGGATTCCGTTAGAGCAGATGGCGATTTGGGATCCGATTAAGGACGAACTTGTCTTTGGGGGAAATGATCAAGATGTCCGCGTCATCTTATGGAAAGGGCATTGCTCGGTACATGAAAAATTCACAGTCGGACAAATCGAACAGTTCCGCAAGACAGACCCGGAGCGAAAGATTCTCGTTCACCCTGAATGTTCCCATGAAGTCGTGGCGGCATCTGATTTTAACGGATCAACAGCGTATATCATTCAGCAAATCGAGCAGGCTGCACCGGGAACAAAATGGGCGATCGGAACAGAGATGAACCTTGTGAATCGACTCGCAACGACTCATCCGGATCTCGATATCGTATCGCTCAATCCGTTCATGTGCCCGTGTCTGACAATGAACCGGATTGACTTACCGCACTTAGCGTGGGCGCTCGAACAGGTCGAAGCAGGGGAACCGGTCAATATCATCACAGTCGACGAAGAAACGACACGGAATGCTGTATTGGCACTCAAGCTGATGCTCGAAAGATCGTAA
- the tgt gene encoding tRNA guanosine(34) transglycosylase Tgt, with product MTKHAVTYEHIKTCKQSGARLGIVHTPHGSFETPVFMPVGTQATVKTMAPEQIKDMNANIILANTYHLWVRPGHDVIKEAGGLHKFMNWDGAILTDSGGFQVFSLADLRNISEEGVHFRNHLNGDKLFLSPEKAMEIQNALGSDIMMAFDECPPYPASHEYMKASVERTSRWAERCLAAHERPQDQALFGIIQGGEYEDLRRQSAKDLVALDFPGYAVGGLSVGEPKDVMYRALEFTTPLMPEDKPRYLMGVGSPDALIEGAIRGIDMFDCVLPTRIARNGTLMTSQGRLVVRNAKYARDFRPLDEKCDCYACKNYSRSYIHHLIRAQETFGLHLCSTHNLHFLVKLMEGVRQAIREDRLLDFKEEFFEEYGYNLPNAKNF from the coding sequence ATGACAAAACACGCGGTAACATACGAACATATCAAAACATGTAAACAATCCGGAGCGCGGTTAGGAATCGTCCACACGCCGCACGGTAGTTTCGAAACACCGGTCTTCATGCCGGTTGGAACACAAGCGACGGTCAAGACGATGGCACCGGAACAAATCAAGGACATGAACGCGAACATCATCCTCGCGAACACGTATCACCTATGGGTGCGTCCTGGACATGACGTCATCAAGGAAGCGGGCGGCCTGCATAAATTCATGAACTGGGATGGCGCAATTCTCACGGATTCAGGTGGCTTCCAAGTCTTCTCACTCGCTGACTTACGTAATATTTCGGAAGAGGGCGTTCATTTCCGGAACCACTTGAACGGGGACAAATTGTTCTTATCACCGGAAAAAGCGATGGAAATCCAAAATGCACTCGGTTCAGACATCATGATGGCGTTTGACGAGTGCCCACCGTATCCTGCCTCTCATGAGTACATGAAAGCATCTGTCGAACGGACAAGCCGCTGGGCAGAACGCTGTCTTGCAGCGCACGAACGTCCGCAAGATCAAGCACTGTTCGGAATCATCCAAGGTGGCGAATATGAAGACTTACGTCGTCAAAGTGCGAAAGATCTCGTAGCACTTGATTTCCCAGGTTATGCGGTCGGTGGTCTCTCGGTCGGTGAGCCAAAAGATGTCATGTACCGGGCACTCGAATTTACGACACCACTCATGCCAGAAGATAAACCACGTTATTTGATGGGCGTCGGTTCGCCGGATGCGTTGATTGAAGGCGCGATTCGTGGAATTGATATGTTCGACTGTGTTCTTCCGACACGGATTGCACGCAATGGTACATTGATGACATCGCAAGGACGTCTTGTCGTTCGAAATGCAAAATATGCACGTGATTTCCGTCCACTCGATGAGAAATGTGATTGCTACGCATGTAAGAACTACTCGCGTTCATACATTCATCACTTGATCCGCGCGCAAGAAACGTTCGGACTTCATCTTTGTTCGACACACAATCTTCACTTCCTCGTTAAGTTGATGGAAGGCGTTCGCCAAGCGATTCGTGAGGATCGTCTACTTGATTTTAAGGAAGAATTCTTCGAAGAATACGGTTACAATTTACCGAACGCAAAGAATTTCTGA
- the secF gene encoding protein translocase subunit SecF → MSFNPTKFDYVKHRKIYFAITIALVIISILLLSFRGLNLGIDFTQGTRVEISSTNQIKEADVRSVIEDAGIDAAEIDGIQFAQGGKLANVTFVGEFSQDQISEMKQTIEAKYKKEPSISTVSAQVGQEIARNAIYAVLLASLGIVIYVSFRFQPLYGIATVLALLHDALMIIAFFSLFQIEVNLYFIAAVLTIIGYSVNDTIVTFDRVRENLGLAEKGGRKVSFDELAHIVNESIQQTIIRSINTVITVIMTAAALYIFGSEAIRGFSLALLVGLIMGMYSSIFIAAQLWLVMKGRTLGRTKRAS, encoded by the coding sequence GTGAGCTTTAATCCTACGAAATTCGATTACGTCAAACATCGAAAAATCTATTTCGCAATCACGATTGCGCTTGTCATCATTTCGATACTCTTGTTGTCGTTCCGTGGTCTCAATCTCGGGATCGACTTTACGCAAGGAACACGCGTCGAGATTTCATCGACGAATCAAATCAAAGAAGCGGACGTCCGCTCTGTCATTGAAGATGCTGGAATCGATGCTGCGGAAATTGACGGCATACAATTTGCGCAAGGTGGAAAACTAGCGAACGTCACGTTCGTTGGGGAATTCAGCCAAGACCAAATTTCTGAAATGAAACAAACGATTGAAGCCAAATACAAAAAAGAACCGAGCATTTCGACAGTTTCGGCGCAAGTCGGTCAAGAAATCGCGCGTAACGCGATTTATGCCGTCTTACTCGCGTCACTCGGGATTGTCATCTATGTCTCGTTCCGATTCCAACCGTTATACGGGATTGCGACAGTGCTTGCCCTATTGCATGATGCGTTAATGATCATCGCTTTCTTCTCGTTGTTCCAGATTGAGGTTAATCTTTACTTCATCGCCGCCGTCTTGACGATTATCGGCTACTCCGTCAACGATACGATCGTTACGTTTGACAGGGTACGAGAAAATCTCGGATTGGCTGAAAAAGGTGGACGGAAAGTCTCGTTTGATGAATTGGCACATATTGTCAATGAGTCAATTCAACAGACGATCATCCGCTCGATCAATACAGTCATCACGGTCATTATGACGGCAGCAGCGCTTTATATCTTCGGTAGCGAAGCGATCCGTGGATTCAGTCTTGCCTTGCTTGTCGGCTTGATCATGGGAATGTATTCTTCGATCTTCATTGCCGCACAACTCTGGCTCGTCATGAAAGGTCGGACACTCGGTCGGACGAAACGCGCTTCCTAA
- the nadC gene encoding carboxylating nicotinate-nucleotide diphosphorylase, with protein sequence MNKWQLRQQLETFLVEDIGHWDITSEGCLTGQERGKGRFLAKEDGIFCGEDVIREMAHLLQVDVTIHVAEGTVVTRGTLLAEWSGSLQDILSGERVALNLVQRLSGIATKTRQAVEVAAGRIRITDTRKTTPGLRMLEKHAVRVGGGYSHRGRLDDAVMIKDNHITVAGSITEAVMRAKRVAGHTTPIEVEVETEAEVLEAVAAGVDIIMLDNRTPAEIKQLRQLIPPQITVELSGGITIETLPDYADSGANVISLGALTHSATALDISMKIEGGKKDVI encoded by the coding sequence TTGAACAAATGGCAGTTACGGCAGCAACTGGAAACATTTTTAGTGGAGGACATCGGACACTGGGATATTACGAGTGAAGGATGTCTGACAGGACAAGAGCGAGGAAAGGGGCGTTTTCTAGCAAAAGAAGACGGCATCTTTTGTGGGGAAGACGTCATTCGTGAGATGGCACATCTTTTACAGGTTGATGTGACGATTCATGTAGCAGAAGGCACTGTCGTGACGCGCGGAACGTTACTTGCTGAGTGGTCGGGTTCATTACAGGACATCTTAAGCGGGGAACGGGTCGCCTTGAATCTTGTCCAGCGTCTATCCGGCATCGCGACAAAAACACGTCAAGCGGTCGAAGTGGCAGCAGGACGGATCCGGATCACGGATACACGAAAGACGACGCCTGGATTACGGATGCTAGAGAAACATGCCGTGCGTGTCGGTGGTGGGTACAGTCACCGCGGGAGACTCGATGATGCGGTCATGATTAAAGATAATCACATCACAGTCGCAGGATCGATTACAGAAGCAGTGATGCGAGCAAAACGAGTCGCGGGTCATACGACACCAATCGAAGTCGAAGTCGAGACGGAAGCAGAAGTGCTTGAAGCAGTGGCAGCAGGAGTCGATATCATCATGCTCGACAACCGGACACCGGCAGAAATCAAACAGCTCCGGCAACTGATTCCACCGCAGATCACGGTCGAACTTTCTGGCGGGATCACGATTGAGACGTTACCCGACTACGCGGATAGCGGCGCAAATGTCATCTCGCTTGGCGCACTCACCCATTCAGCAACAGCGCTTGATATCAGTATGAAAATCGAAGGAGGAAAAAAAGATGTCATTTGA
- the queA gene encoding tRNA preQ1(34) S-adenosylmethionine ribosyltransferase-isomerase QueA, giving the protein MDVNLFDFHLPEEQIAQVPLLDRTSSKLMVLDRETGAIQHQHFHDIVDHFREGDTLVINDTKVLPARLFGVKEETGGKIELLLLKQTSDDVWETLAKPAKRVKPGTILSFGDGLLRAECVEALEDGGRILKFFYDGIFYEVLDQLGTMPLPPYIHEQLEDQDRYQTVYARERGSAAAPTAGLHFTPELLGALKAKGVQIAPLTLHVGLGTFRPVSVDDVDSHKMHSEYYELPESSAALLRETRKQGGRIIAVGTTSTRTLETVIRDHGDFVEATGWTDIFIFPGQEVKGIDGLITNFHLPKSTLIMLVSALSTREHILHAYEEAVANGYRFFSFGDAMFLTREERN; this is encoded by the coding sequence ATGGATGTAAACTTATTTGATTTTCATTTACCAGAAGAACAAATTGCCCAAGTGCCATTGCTCGACCGGACGAGTTCGAAATTGATGGTACTCGACCGGGAGACTGGTGCGATTCAGCATCAGCACTTCCATGATATCGTCGACCATTTCCGTGAGGGCGATACACTCGTCATCAACGATACAAAGGTCTTACCGGCACGTCTCTTTGGTGTAAAGGAAGAGACTGGTGGGAAGATTGAGTTGTTGCTGTTGAAGCAGACGAGTGACGATGTCTGGGAAACACTTGCGAAACCCGCAAAACGTGTCAAACCGGGAACGATTCTATCATTTGGTGACGGATTACTCCGTGCTGAATGTGTCGAAGCACTGGAAGACGGGGGACGAATTCTGAAGTTTTTCTATGACGGAATTTTCTATGAAGTCCTCGACCAACTCGGAACAATGCCCTTGCCGCCATATATTCATGAACAACTCGAAGATCAGGATCGTTACCAGACGGTCTACGCACGAGAGCGCGGCAGTGCCGCAGCACCAACGGCTGGTCTTCACTTTACACCCGAGTTGCTTGGAGCGTTAAAAGCGAAAGGCGTTCAAATCGCACCGTTGACGCTACACGTCGGGCTCGGCACATTCCGTCCCGTATCGGTCGATGACGTCGATAGTCATAAGATGCACAGTGAGTACTATGAACTGCCGGAAAGCTCAGCCGCGCTGCTACGTGAAACACGCAAACAAGGTGGACGGATCATCGCGGTCGGAACGACATCGACACGAACGCTTGAAACGGTCATCCGTGACCACGGCGACTTCGTCGAAGCAACGGGCTGGACGGATATCTTCATCTTCCCAGGGCAAGAAGTCAAAGGAATCGATGGATTGATCACGAACTTCCATCTACCGAAATCCACATTGATCATGCTCGTGTCTGCATTATCGACACGGGAACACATTCTGCACGCCTACGAAGAAGCAGTCGCGAACGGCTATCGTTTCTTTAGTTTTGGTGATGCGATGTTCTTAACGAGAGAGGAACGAAACTAA
- the ruvA gene encoding Holliday junction branch migration protein RuvA: MIEFVRGEVAYVCAEFVTVEVGGIGYKIVAPNPFFYRTGDEQIIVYTYHYVREDQEVLFGFRSRRERALFTKLLGVTGIGPKGALAIVASGNVDALVEAIEQEKESYLVKFPGVGKKTAKQMTLDLKGKLAELAPDYVPSEGLFAQGNAELNEACEALMALGYSDREVEKVKKALQAEVLSTDQYVKRALQLLLNVR, from the coding sequence TTGATAGAATTCGTACGCGGCGAAGTCGCTTATGTCTGTGCAGAATTCGTGACGGTAGAAGTCGGCGGGATTGGCTACAAAATCGTAGCACCGAACCCGTTTTTTTATCGGACCGGAGACGAACAGATCATCGTATATACGTATCACTATGTCCGTGAGGACCAAGAAGTCTTATTCGGATTCCGTTCCCGGCGTGAGCGTGCCTTGTTCACGAAGTTGCTTGGTGTAACAGGGATCGGACCAAAAGGAGCGCTCGCAATCGTCGCATCGGGTAATGTCGATGCGCTCGTTGAAGCGATCGAACAAGAGAAGGAAAGTTATCTCGTCAAGTTCCCAGGTGTCGGCAAGAAAACAGCGAAGCAAATGACACTTGACCTAAAAGGCAAGTTAGCGGAGCTCGCACCAGACTACGTGCCGAGCGAAGGTTTGTTTGCGCAAGGTAACGCTGAGTTGAACGAAGCGTGTGAGGCTCTAATGGCACTCGGTTACAGTGATCGAGAAGTCGAAAAAGTCAAAAAAGCGTTGCAGGCAGAAGTCCTGTCGACGGATCAATATGTCAAACGGGCACTCCAGTTGTTATTGAATGTGAGGTGA
- the ruvB gene encoding Holliday junction branch migration DNA helicase RuvB: MEERILSESAHAEDQEEWSLRPQTLEQYIGQEKAKGNLSVFIEAAKIRQETLDHVLLYGPPGLGKTTLATIIANEMGVGIKTTAGPAIERPGDLAAILSSLEPGDVLFIDEIHRLSRSIEEILYPAMEDYCLDIVIGQGELARSVRIDLPPFTLVGATTRAGMLSAPLRDRFGVTLKLEYYTMSELSAIVTRTSRLFGFEADRLAAEAIALRSRGTPRVANRLLRRVRDFAQVAHQTDIDAVLATSALDRLHVDALGLDDVDHRLLRSLAERFAGGPVGLETIAATIGEDAQTIEDVYEPYLLQQGFLQRTPRGRVLTPFARQHLGLKEGN, encoded by the coding sequence ATGGAAGAGCGCATTTTGTCAGAATCCGCCCATGCGGAAGATCAAGAAGAGTGGAGTCTGCGTCCTCAGACGCTCGAGCAGTACATCGGGCAGGAGAAAGCGAAGGGAAACTTGAGTGTCTTCATCGAAGCGGCAAAAATCCGTCAGGAAACACTCGATCACGTGCTTCTCTATGGCCCTCCGGGTCTCGGTAAGACGACGCTTGCAACAATCATTGCGAACGAGATGGGAGTCGGCATTAAGACGACTGCCGGTCCTGCGATCGAGCGACCGGGTGATCTGGCGGCGATCCTCTCATCGCTTGAACCAGGAGACGTGCTCTTCATCGATGAGATACACCGGTTGAGTCGGTCAATCGAAGAGATTCTCTATCCAGCAATGGAAGATTATTGTCTCGATATCGTCATCGGTCAAGGGGAACTTGCGCGAAGCGTGCGGATCGACTTACCACCATTTACGCTCGTCGGAGCGACGACGCGTGCCGGAATGTTATCGGCACCGCTACGTGATCGTTTTGGCGTGACGCTGAAGCTGGAATATTATACGATGTCAGAGTTGTCTGCCATCGTGACGCGGACATCGCGTCTGTTCGGATTTGAAGCGGATCGTCTCGCAGCAGAAGCCATCGCCCTGCGTTCACGGGGAACACCACGTGTCGCGAATCGATTGTTACGACGTGTTCGTGATTTTGCGCAAGTCGCGCATCAAACGGACATCGATGCCGTGCTCGCAACGAGTGCGCTTGATCGCTTGCATGTCGATGCGCTAGGGCTCGACGATGTCGACCACCGTTTACTGCGCTCACTAGCAGAGCGGTTTGCCGGTGGTCCAGTTGGACTTGAGACGATCGCAGCGACGATTGGGGAAGATGCCCAGACGATCGAGGATGTCTATGAACCATATCTATTGCAACAAGGCTTTTTACAACGTACCCCGCGCGGACGTGTCTTAACACCGTTCGCTCGCCAACATTTAGGACTGAAAGAAGGAAATTGA
- a CDS encoding L-aspartate oxidase encodes MSLHKRLETDVLIIGTGLAAISVALHLPPGTESLLVTKGTRFETNSVRAQGGIASSYAEVDHQGHFEDTCQAAKGRIKETVVDYVTRSGTEAIEFLLRYGVQFDQDDAGYLLGREGAHRLPRIYHSGGDETGKRIMETLMPYVPFPILEQTYITELIQVDGQVLGAVGYRNGEPIEILARATILATGGVGGLFAASTNEPMIQGDGIALAFEAGATIRDLGYIQHHPTVLVHNGRSEGLITEALRGAGAILVTKSGDRIMADHPMQDLAARDEVAKRIHEVRKQEPVYLDTSKVVDRAKRFPTFVEKCEKLNINPDLVEIAPGIHFLMGGIETDLTGQTNVPGLYAVGETASIGLHGRNRLASNSLLECVVMGKAVTEQLQLLPELAVGRVKRRSGTLRSVTACVSKVIGVEMNVKQIQDCLDELRRWTLEESGQDAEKNRLRYVTACLLLEGARVRLTGEDENVEQMAVTAATGNIFSGGHRTLGYYE; translated from the coding sequence ATGTCTTTACATAAAAGACTCGAGACAGATGTGTTGATCATCGGAACAGGGCTTGCGGCAATTTCTGTCGCCTTGCATCTTCCACCAGGTACCGAATCGTTACTCGTTACAAAAGGAACTCGTTTTGAGACGAATTCCGTTCGAGCACAAGGTGGAATCGCATCATCTTATGCAGAAGTCGATCATCAAGGTCATTTTGAAGATACGTGCCAGGCGGCGAAAGGACGAATTAAGGAAACCGTTGTTGATTACGTGACGCGTTCAGGAACTGAGGCGATAGAATTTCTATTACGGTATGGTGTCCAGTTTGATCAAGATGATGCTGGGTACTTGCTTGGTCGAGAAGGGGCACACCGCTTGCCTCGGATCTATCACTCTGGTGGGGACGAGACTGGTAAACGAATCATGGAAACATTGATGCCGTACGTACCGTTCCCGATTCTCGAGCAAACGTATATTACGGAATTGATTCAAGTTGATGGACAGGTGTTAGGTGCCGTCGGATACAGGAACGGTGAACCGATTGAGATTTTGGCGCGAGCCACGATTCTTGCAACGGGTGGAGTTGGTGGATTATTTGCTGCATCAACGAATGAACCTATGATTCAAGGAGATGGTATTGCGCTTGCCTTTGAGGCAGGTGCGACGATCCGTGACCTCGGGTATATTCAGCATCACCCGACAGTACTTGTTCATAATGGACGATCGGAAGGCTTAATCACGGAAGCATTACGTGGAGCAGGAGCCATTCTTGTGACGAAAAGCGGTGACCGAATCATGGCGGATCACCCGATGCAAGATTTAGCGGCGCGAGATGAAGTAGCAAAACGAATCCATGAGGTTCGAAAACAGGAACCCGTTTATCTTGATACATCAAAAGTCGTCGATCGTGCAAAACGGTTTCCAACGTTTGTTGAAAAATGTGAAAAACTGAACATAAATCCGGATCTCGTTGAAATCGCACCAGGTATTCATTTCTTGATGGGGGGAATCGAGACGGACCTTACAGGACAGACGAATGTTCCAGGACTTTATGCGGTCGGCGAGACGGCGTCAATCGGACTGCATGGTCGAAATCGCTTGGCATCGAACTCACTGCTTGAGTGTGTCGTCATGGGGAAAGCAGTGACGGAACAGCTACAGTTGTTGCCGGAGCTTGCGGTAGGACGAGTCAAACGACGTTCGGGAACTTTACGTTCCGTAACAGCTTGTGTGTCAAAAGTGATTGGCGTTGAAATGAACGTTAAACAAATACAGGATTGCTTGGATGAATTAAGAAGGTGGACGTTAGAGGAATCAGGACAGGACGCGGAAAAAAATCGATTACGTTACGTCACGGCATGTTTGTTGCTTGAAGGGGCACGGGTTCGATTGACAGGAGAGGATGAGAACGTTGAACAAATGGCAGTTACGGCAGCAACTGGAAACATTTTTAGTGGAGGACATCGGACACTGGGATATTACGAGTGA